GTTAAGGCGCCCCACATGTGTAGGACTACCTTCGTTTAAGAGGCATAAACCTAATAAGTTTTTGGTGTCATATATCTGGTTACCTCTACGAGAAGCTAAAGTGGAACCCCAGGCGGGATGAAAGGCGTCGAAGTCGCCGCAAAGTAGAGAGTTTTGAGTGACTAATTTAAAGAGGATCAGTCAAAGATTGTTAGGAACATTAGAACTGCTGGGGATATAGCAAGACCATACCTTAAGTGGAAATGGGAAAtcatttttcgaaattttgatACCAATAAGATCGATTTTAAATCTTATGAGACTATTTCTAGTTGCAACGTCAATGGGTATAAGTTTGGATTTGAAAGAATTATGTATAGCTATGGCGACGCCACCATAACCATCTGGCCGATCACATCTAAAAGTCCTAAAATGGGGCGAACGTGATGAGAGGAGCCATGCCTCGGAAAGAATGGCTATGGAATATTTTTGGCTGGCGAGTAAGTACTGCAGAGATGGAAGGCGAGcaacaaggctcctaacattcCATTgcaatatattgaaattatagagggagtttattttatttttgtgggaggattgcataattatttaattatttaattgtgtataagTTATTGAGATGATAAGTGTCTTAGCTagacaattgttattattggacAGAAGAATTAGGAATAGGTATAGCTAGGAGGGAAGATAAAGAAGATTCAATTAGGTTCTGAGGGGAGGAGGGAGAAAACGGAGAAAGTAACGAAGGGGAGTTAATGAGGGATTCGGATAGTTTGAGAGATAGCGTATGAACCCAAGAGAAATCATTTTGGGTACTATCTTGTACAAGAGATTGTGAATGgttgatttgtttaaataactCCATTAGGAGGAGAATACGATTATACAACTGGTAAAGTAATATTTCCTTTAGATTGAGGAGGactatgtttatgtttatttttttttttaattgaaaaagtgGTGATTGTCATTTAGACTGGGGAAATGATCGTTATTAAGAGGGGGGTTAATTTCTATAATCTTAGAAGTTTGAGACTGGTTGTTTACAATGTCAGAATATTTGAAAGCAgaagtataacaaatatttttcttaaattctaGCGCATccttttaagaaatattttcagttGCCATGATTTTTTTGATACTCTTTTGGGTAGACCATTCTCGGCAGCTTCGGTCCGTGGCCAGGTATGGTAGCTTGCAAAAAAGACAAACCGGATCGGTGGCTTGGGCAGTGGGACATGTATCGAACGTGTGCTTGGCTTCACCACAGTAACTGCACCATGCGTCGCTACGGCAGTATTTTTGTGTGTGTCCGAACCGTAGAACATGGTTACATTGAACGGGGGAACGAATACTGGGCTTAACTTCGAATAGCATATTGAATAGCGAGATGACAGGCGGAATTTTGGTAGCAACAAATTTCAATTCGACGGTGCgggtttgaataatattaccatCTCTTTTTATGGAGATACGTTTAAAGTTTTCTATTGGAACAGGAGGGTGGAGACCCTCAAAAAATTCCGCTTTTGAGACGTTGTTATCAAGTTTGATAACACCATACGAAAAAATAAGTGAGACAGGTATATTTACCTGGAAACCGTTATCACTCGGGATTTTAGAACTTAGGCATAGATTGCCGTTGGTGATCAAATTGAaagtaattttaactttttttgagcCAACTGGTTTAATATTGGTGATGCCAGTGAAGTAGGTAGAAAAGAATTTTGCTATTTTGAACGGGTGcaaatttcctaaatttttgttttgatcGGTGCACTCGGCGAGTATTACTATAGGACCATTATAGTCCGGCGAAAAATAACGGAGTcgagtgttaatattattattattgatagctGGATTTTGGGTTGTTAATGGCATAGTGATATCTGTAGATAACGTGTGGCTGCCCCAGCCCCGGGCTCATTAGAACGGTCGTGGCCGTTAATAGCATCATCGACAATAATTGGCACGTGCGCGTTATCGGGTAAGTTATAATTGAAAGCAGTGTTTGATGTATTAAGAACCGGTGGATTATCCATTATTTGTTGAAAACCTGGAGAGACGGGACTGGTTGAATTTGTTTTAGCTTTAGACTTACGTGAGTAAGAGACGAGTTTAAATTCAGAACTGAGCCCCGAACTTTTATTTTGTGATGCCGATTTTAATTTGTTCGTTGACGGATTTTGGCCGGCGCGAGAGCCGCCGCCCGAAGACGACGACATAGATAAGAacattttaagaacatttttcgTATCTAATCGAAATATTGCTTAGATTTTCAAGTAATGACCTCGGTAACTTTTCTAGTAGTAAAGTGAATCTACTTAATACATCGgagaagtaaaaattaactattacctgttgttttcaaatacatcgggtaaaatgaagaaaataaataaggaTGACGTGATTCTATGTAAAgccagtttttgacaaatttaattttgatttttcgtgtaacttaaaaaaatttttttttaaggcctTTGAGACCATCTTGCTATAGAACAAATCCTCGCCCATTCTTCTCTATTCTCCGCTACCTCCTTCCAATCCATGTCTTCGTAGTCCACTCCTCAAGCACttaggaaattttttttaattccatctTCCCAGCGTAGCCTTGGTCTACCCAGTGGTCTTTTTCTCCTTGGGTTTTCTTGGAGTACTCTTTGAACCATTGAATCTTGCTTTCTACATACGTGGCCTGCCCATTCCAACTTACTCGGTTTGATCTCGTTTATAATACTTGGTCTATTGAAAAGCTCCGTCAGTTCTTGATTATGCCTTTTTCTCTATCCTTGAAGATCTTGATCATATATTGGTCCGTAAATTTTGCAAAGTACCTTCCTCTCAAAAATTGCTAATCTGTCTTCCTCAGTCCTTCGTAACGTCCAACATTGTGAACCATACATGACTATTGGTCGTATGATTGTCAGGTATAGCCGAGTTTTAACCTCCTTAGATAGGACTTTCGAGCTTAGTAGTTTGCCTAGTGCAAAGAAGCATTTAtttcccatttttattttttgttgaatatcAATTTGACATTCATTCTTCTGTGTTACAATCGTGCCCAGGTATTTGAAATCTTCCACTTTTTTGAAATCATACTGACCCACTGTTATGGTTTCGGTTTCAGGAAAGTTATCTAGTTCCCTACTAACTTTCATATATTGCGTTTCCTCCATGTTGATATGTAGCCCTACCTTTTTTTCCGATTCTATTAACCTATCACATAGATCCACCACTTTTTGTTCCTCTTCCTAGCAAGGCTATGTCGTCTGCATAGGTGAGTAGACTAAAGCAAGTTCTATCCATTATTACCCCTTCATctctatcaatatttatttctcgGATCACCTTctctaatactaaattaaaaaggaTTGGTGATAAGGCATACCCCTATCTAAGTCCGGTTCTTACCTCCACCATCCTCGATGTCACGTTTCCTACTTTGACTTTGACTTTAGTCTGTTTTATACTGGCTTCAACTAAATGTACTATTTTCCTTGGGAAATGGAAATGCTATTTCTATCTATACTGTCAGACGCCTTTTGAAAATCTACGAAGATTATGTGTAGTTCCTTATTATATTCCCAGCCTTTCTGTAATAGCTGCCTGATTATAAAGATCTGGTCCGTCGTTGACCTGTTTTGCCTAAATCCACATTGATAGTCCTCCACCACTTCTTCAGCCAGAGGTTTGATTCTATCCGGAATGCAATATGATAATACCTTGTATGTTGTATCCAGCAACGCTATTCCTCTATAGTTACTACATTCTTGCTTGTCGCCTTTTTTGTGGATTGGGCATATATATGCTATTCCCCAATCTGACGGTAAAGATTCCGTCTCCCACACTTCTTTTATTAACAAGTATATACTCTCTATCATGAAGTTATCtgcatgttttaaaatttcccCTTGAAAGTCATCTTCCCCTGGTGACTTGTGGTTTTGAGCCTTTTGATCTGTTGTTCGATTTCCTCCTTTGAGGGGGGTGGGCAAGGATCATCATTGGGTTCGTTGTGTCCACATGCAAATGTATCAACtggttttttacaatttagTAGTTTTTCAAAGTCCACTTCTCCATTATTTCTTCCTGGTTCGTCACTAGGCTTCCATCATcctttttcagaaatttttctGGCCTTCTGTATCCGCCTTTAAAGCTATTTACCTTATGATATAGCTGCCGCATATTGTGTGATCTGCAGGGCCATCCCTAGGGCAGGGCGAGCGGGGCCCCACGCATTCGCCAGTTAGACAGGCCCCACTTTTgtagatacaataaaaaagtcaagaaaatgagaaaaaaaatatcatttatatatttttataccttcaGTTGTTGcaatttttactacctatactaacctacttatattaattgACGGCAGTCGTCAAATAAATGTATCGCATTTTAAACGagttaatatgattaaaatttaattttcaaagttgaaaattataaaaatctttaaagCGCTCTGTCCCAAAAAAGGCACATGGTACCCACTCTTCCACcttttttcatattgtattagCTGGTgcctactatataaattatagacttattaatttatgtatattattatattatgtttaaatatatgacgtgttttgttaataatttacttattcatattgttgtaaatactatatttttaagtatatttgcgCGTAGCCCccttatacctaggtatatatcataatattaaacatttaaatatatgcaACTACCAACTGAcgataatgacattttaggcCCCGCAAATTTACTCAGCTGCCCTGGGCCTCGCTAATCGCCAGGACGGCTCTGATGATCTGTAATCTTGTTCAGcttcttttattacatttcgaaCATACTTTCTTTTTTCACatcttattaagttattaacaatgtacctactaccaacttattatacctacgttatgGCCTTATGattttgtaattcatttttttttttttaagtaccgtTATTAGTCAAGTatctattattgtagtataaaaaaaagttgactgTGAATctacaataatttgttatgaGTGTCTGAAGTTGAAATATACCGTGAACACGGGGTATAGTGTCACGTCACACAGATGCCAGTCAAACGGCGGGGGGAGGATGAACGGAATTGATCCccttaagattttttttcaatatttataataattaataccttacCCATACAAAGGTATATAACGGTAACTATACGTctatgcattatatttttaaatttgaatgatcAAAAAGCGTATGTAAAAATAtccgtcccccccccccccagttgCGCAAATAGGGGGTATGGAGCTGAGCCCCCGAAATCACTCAaagccccctcaaaaaataatagtataccattctgaaaagtatgtacctataatttataatttaaaaaaaatgtattggggcttgagcccccctaaacatttttcctatttgcgccactgctcCCACCCCCCCTCAAATGGCTAAATTATTTGACAGCGCCGGACGTGCAATGTAACACTCTACTCCTGTTTTCGCGCATGTACATCGCCTTTTGTTTTCGCACAAATTGCATTTTGAAATCATGTACCATAGATGAAATATATACATGTTGTGAGctaagatatattattgttggttGCCTAGACGgctccttaaaaaaaaaattagagctCTTATCATTGAGGATTAAGCAATGACTAATGAGAGCATACTTCAGCATTCTTTATACCACTGTCTTGTATATAGTTATGCACGGCCGTGCTATGGGACATATTTGGGACGTAGGTAAGTGTGTAACATATAAATAGTgactgtgttttttttatttttatcatgacTTGTCACAGACTTCTAATATTATACCAGTACACTATGAGTAACTAATGGGCGACGACGACGCATCATAACCACAGATAATCTAAGGTATATTGTCTTATGTTATCCATGATCATAACGGCCACATCCATTTTTCGTCGATTTTTCGCGGCGCGTAAATACGGGCCAGTAAGCGACctatagtataattgtattattgaccgtggtatttataatcaatgatactatctttaatcgcgGTGTGTTGTATTTGTATAACACAATAGTACCTTAGTACCATGCATAGTAGTCCACagacattcataataataatatgcctacaGCCTACGTGATCTGCTTTGATACAGAGGTCAatgatattagtaatttattaactatttaactacACTGATAACTTTCATCATTGCATAAATTAGAACAGATTAAAAGCGTTGTAATCCATGTATAATACttgtatagtatgtataataattagtgttcAGACTAACCAATTAACTATTCCGAtaagtttttatcaaaatatcgaCTTTTGAACTATCAAGGTCttgtaattgttatttgttcgctaaaataatctatataacatagatgtacaatatgtataatatcaaatacctaagtatatattaGACCACTTTAAGTTAGTATATTGACATTAGTGATATTTCTTATAAATGCTAATTAGTTACATTTACTGTTGAACCAATACTCTCTGTTGCGacttattaacttttataggtactatagattataaaatattagaaataggtttttacatttgtttatgaattaacacctattattatttttggtttttatttacaGTATTAAATGGATTCTGCTTCTGCTGGAAATACAAATCGACTTAAGCAACTCAatgatttaagtaaatataattataattattttaactcaaaattacctaataacttttttttttcaaattgacctgataattgtttaaaatatctttaatgttgattaaaaattatttaaactattataccattgttttaaaactatattttatcattatttgaacattttttatatttgttttgattattttgatatttagcAATTTTATGTCATAGGTAATGAAGATCAACATTTAATATCTATGTGCACACTGGCTAGGGAGAGAGCATATGTTCCATACAGCAACTTCAAAGTCGGTGCAGCGTTGCGATGTGATGATGGTACCATATTCTCAGGCTGTAATGTAGAAAATGCCTCGTATGGGCTCGCAATATGCGCTGAACGTACAGCTATTGTGAAAGCTGTAAGTGAAGGAAAAACTAAATTCACTACAATTGCAATTGCAGGATTGAACAACAATCAATTTGTTCCTCCTTGTGGTGCTTGTAGACAAGTATTAAGTGAATTTAATAATCCCAATAATGACatgattgtttatttatacCAACCGGAGGGTAGTAATGTAGTTAAGACAAGTGTGTCTGAACTACTtccatttgattttaaatttaatgaattgttaattattaagtaaaaatagctTATCTATtaactttttgaaattatacctattatgagtTAAGgttttgataaatttgtttaagatttttttttttttttataatgactaCTCTTTTGAATAAATTTAGACGCAttaaccatttatattttatacctattactttaatttacttgtaaaatatcattctttataaaaattcaaataattatacaagtactgggtacttatatttttgtatgtataaaatatataaatatagtgttttataaatgtataatatcatagttgaCATGTTACAtgtaaagttaatttttgtttaaattgttttttcttgaATAAAGCTATAGAATAaatatagttgtttttattaaataatacagaaTAAATATAGGCAGCTGGTAGgtgcataaataaaattatgggtATAAGTTAGTGATGGGTTGGACCCTTTGATGTTTGGTTCGGCTAGAAATTCGaacaatgtatgaaaaaaaattgagctgAAGTATCAATCATCTTTCACTGTTCgaaattcaaacttcaaatatttttcgaacCAGACTTTCTGGCCCCGATAGTTCAAAgactaaatatttgtaaaattcttcaagagttattttaaaaaaccttgTATAGtgactatttactatttagaaataattacacTATTAGAGACCGCGTACCTACATTACCTAATTgatacttttgtttttataatatatattgttataggaAAACTAACATGGGTAATACTCCAATACCACGGATAtgtagtttataaaaaatttaaaacatgtttacaatttacattttatatttctataataagtCATAcga
This portion of the Acyrthosiphon pisum isolate AL4f chromosome A1, pea_aphid_22Mar2018_4r6ur, whole genome shotgun sequence genome encodes:
- the LOC100159439 gene encoding uncharacterized protein LOC100159439 isoform X1; translation: MDSASAGNTNRLKQLNDLSNEDQHLISMCTLARERAYVPYSNFKVGAALRCDDGTIFSGCNVENASYGLAICAERTAIVKAVSEGKTKFTTIAIAGLNNNQFVPPCGACRQVLSEFNNPNNDMIVYLYQPEGSNVVKTSVSELLPFDFKFNELLIIK